Proteins encoded together in one Rhizobium bangladeshense window:
- a CDS encoding GFA family protein, producing the protein MHITGGCHCGAIRYQAEIDPQRVSICHCTDCQRLTGSAYRVTAPALAESFTLISGEPRSYAKHGDSGALSRQFFCPNCGSPLYRTDGEGGSIGIRVGSIDQRRDLTPKKQIWCQSALPWVENIEPLPRFDGEANGAKTLGPD; encoded by the coding sequence ATGCATATAACGGGAGGATGCCATTGCGGGGCAATCCGCTATCAGGCGGAGATCGACCCGCAGCGGGTCTCGATCTGCCATTGCACCGATTGCCAGCGCTTGACGGGCTCGGCCTACCGCGTCACCGCGCCGGCGCTGGCGGAAAGTTTCACGCTTATTTCGGGTGAACCGCGCAGCTACGCGAAACATGGCGACAGCGGCGCCCTCAGCCGGCAATTCTTCTGTCCGAATTGCGGATCACCGCTCTATCGCACGGATGGCGAAGGGGGCTCGATCGGCATCCGTGTCGGCAGCATCGACCAGCGGCGGGACCTGACGCCAAAGAAACAGATATGGTGCCAGTCGGCTCTGCCGTGGGTGGAGAACATCGAGCCGCTGCCGCGTTTCGATGGCGAGGCTAACGGAGCCAAGACCTTAGGACCTGACTAA
- a CDS encoding S10 family peptidase gives MRIRTLFLLTAFMASLWPALSSAQERVERQANVERSAGDGVLKLLPDDSVTQHELTVDGRKIAYTATAGTLDLFGQDGAQTGAIFYTAYVASGGGPDRPLTFAFNGGPGAASAFLHLGLVGPKVLDFGPQARDGAHAKLVDNPQSWLDFTDLVLIDPIGTGWSRPAKADDASNYHNVNSDAQSIAKAIALYVAHNNRSNSPKYLLGESYGGFRAAKVASALQESQGIVVAGAVMLSPLLEGQLMFNADQFALGAALELPSLAAAKLDRDNAFDEQTQKEAEIFALGEYLTRLAGPPPTGTDAEAFYGRISQLTGIPQDIVARNRGFLGNSFVKHSDVASSEVMSSYDASFAAPDPYPESDYDRGDDAILDGFTRAYGGAFANYARNELGFKTEMTYTLLDGDISRRWEWGGGRGSGSRFQASATDDVRQLLASNTAFHLLIAHGYSDMVTPYSVSRYVVDHLPPSLASGRVGLKLYHGGHMFYTKADQRAAFTADAKVFYAARPAAQPAD, from the coding sequence GTGCGCATCCGAACCCTGTTTCTGCTCACCGCGTTTATGGCGTCGCTTTGGCCTGCCCTTTCCTCAGCGCAGGAACGCGTCGAACGCCAGGCAAATGTCGAGCGCAGTGCCGGCGACGGCGTGCTGAAGCTGCTGCCGGACGACTCCGTCACCCAGCACGAGCTGACGGTGGACGGCCGGAAGATCGCCTATACCGCGACAGCCGGCACTCTTGATCTCTTCGGTCAGGACGGAGCGCAAACCGGTGCGATCTTCTACACCGCCTATGTCGCCAGCGGTGGCGGGCCGGATCGGCCGCTGACCTTTGCCTTCAACGGCGGGCCGGGCGCGGCCTCCGCCTTTCTGCATCTCGGGCTGGTCGGGCCCAAAGTCTTGGATTTCGGGCCTCAGGCACGCGACGGCGCCCATGCGAAATTGGTCGACAATCCGCAAAGCTGGCTCGACTTCACCGACCTCGTGCTGATCGATCCGATCGGCACGGGCTGGAGCCGGCCCGCGAAGGCGGACGACGCCTCCAATTACCATAACGTCAACTCGGATGCGCAGAGCATCGCCAAGGCGATTGCGCTCTATGTCGCGCATAACAACCGTTCCAACTCGCCGAAATATCTGCTCGGCGAAAGCTACGGCGGCTTCCGCGCCGCCAAGGTCGCCTCCGCCCTGCAGGAAAGCCAGGGCATCGTCGTCGCCGGCGCAGTGATGCTCTCCCCCTTGCTTGAAGGTCAGCTGATGTTCAATGCCGATCAGTTCGCGCTCGGCGCAGCCCTGGAGCTTCCGTCGCTGGCTGCGGCCAAACTCGACCGGGACAACGCCTTTGACGAGCAGACACAGAAAGAGGCGGAGATCTTCGCGCTCGGGGAATATCTGACGAGACTGGCCGGCCCGCCGCCGACAGGCACCGATGCCGAGGCCTTCTATGGCAGGATCTCCCAGTTGACCGGCATTCCACAGGATATCGTCGCCCGCAACCGCGGCTTCCTCGGCAATTCCTTCGTCAAGCATTCGGATGTAGCAAGCAGCGAGGTGATGAGTTCCTACGACGCCTCCTTCGCAGCGCCCGATCCCTATCCGGAATCGGATTACGACCGTGGCGACGACGCCATCCTCGACGGCTTCACCCGGGCCTATGGCGGCGCCTTCGCCAACTATGCCCGCAACGAGCTCGGCTTCAAAACCGAAATGACCTATACGCTGCTTGACGGCGATATCAGCCGGCGCTGGGAATGGGGTGGCGGTCGCGGCAGCGGATCGCGCTTCCAGGCTAGCGCTACCGACGACGTCAGGCAGTTGCTCGCCTCGAACACGGCCTTCCATCTTCTGATCGCGCATGGCTACAGCGATATGGTCACGCCTTACAGCGTCAGCCGCTATGTGGTCGACCACTTGCCGCCCTCGCTCGCTAGTGGCCGCGTCGGGCTGAAGCTCTACCACGGCGGCCATATGTTCTATACGAAAGCCGATCAACGGGCCGCCTTCACGGCGGATGCCAAGGTTTTCTACGCCGCACGCCCGGCCGCACAGCCGGCGGACTGA
- a CDS encoding class II glutamine amidotransferase, translating to MCRWAAYRGDPLYLEELVSSPAHSLIEQSHCATRAKTATNGDGFGIAWYGDRPEPGRYRDILPAWSDCNLKSLARQIRSPLFLAHVRAATGGGTRRDNCHPFTHGTWSFMHNGQISGFERLRRPMEAMLDDELFNARSGTTDSELMFLLALQFGLREEPIAAMAEMVGFVEDLAENTIGSILLRFTAAFSDGKSLYAIRYATDRKAPTLYASPLGAGHCLVSEPLNDDVDAWAEIPDGSAVIVGKAGIEVTDFRSEKRNTAKPQRVAISA from the coding sequence ATGTGTCGCTGGGCAGCCTATCGCGGAGATCCTCTGTACCTCGAGGAACTGGTATCTTCGCCCGCCCATTCGTTGATCGAGCAGTCCCATTGCGCCACCCGCGCCAAGACGGCGACCAATGGCGACGGCTTCGGCATCGCCTGGTATGGCGACAGGCCCGAACCCGGCCGCTACCGCGACATCCTGCCGGCATGGTCCGATTGCAATCTGAAGAGCCTGGCGCGGCAGATTCGCTCGCCGCTCTTCCTCGCCCATGTCCGCGCCGCTACAGGCGGCGGTACGCGCCGCGACAATTGCCACCCCTTCACGCATGGCACTTGGTCGTTCATGCACAATGGCCAGATATCCGGCTTCGAGCGCTTGCGCCGGCCGATGGAGGCGATGCTTGACGACGAACTGTTCAATGCCCGCAGCGGCACCACCGATTCCGAGCTGATGTTTCTGCTGGCGCTGCAGTTCGGCCTGCGCGAGGAGCCGATCGCTGCGATGGCTGAGATGGTCGGCTTCGTCGAAGACCTGGCCGAAAACACCATCGGCTCGATCCTGCTGCGCTTTACCGCTGCCTTCTCCGACGGCAAGTCGCTCTATGCGATCCGCTATGCTACGGATCGCAAGGCGCCGACGCTCTATGCTTCTCCTCTCGGAGCCGGCCATTGCCTCGTCTCCGAGCCGTTGAACGACGACGTCGATGCCTGGGCGGAAATTCCGGATGGCAGCGCCGTGATCGTCGGCAAGGCCGGCATCGAGGTTACCGATTTCCGGTCGGAGAAACGCAACACGGCAAAGCCGCAGCGCGTCGCTATATCAGCCTGA
- a CDS encoding FadR/GntR family transcriptional regulator — protein MQPLSKTNLADGAIEAIRSDILGKRWAVGDKLPNEASLSAMLSVSRGTVREAVRVLVAQGYLETRQGSGTYVRSTSDAGRPLTMARRASLRDQFEARCALDVEAARLTAMRKTPGAVAELRRLLNERGSYAGVDETAFIERDLAFHRAVIAASGNRAMIEIYDFFSASIADTIAATLGKDIPEPDMQAHVDIVDAIDTGDPDQADAAVRRFMAPVLAALDRMILS, from the coding sequence ATGCAGCCGCTCAGCAAAACCAACCTCGCCGACGGGGCCATCGAGGCGATCCGCAGCGATATACTCGGCAAACGCTGGGCGGTCGGCGACAAGTTGCCGAATGAGGCCTCACTGTCGGCCATGCTTTCCGTCAGCCGCGGCACGGTGCGCGAAGCAGTGCGGGTCCTCGTCGCCCAGGGTTATCTCGAAACCCGGCAGGGATCGGGCACCTATGTGCGTTCGACCAGCGATGCCGGCCGGCCGCTGACGATGGCGCGGCGCGCCAGCCTGCGCGATCAGTTCGAAGCGCGCTGCGCGCTCGATGTCGAAGCTGCCAGACTGACGGCAATGCGAAAGACGCCGGGGGCTGTTGCCGAGCTCCGCCGACTGCTGAACGAACGCGGCAGTTACGCCGGCGTCGATGAAACCGCCTTCATCGAACGCGACCTTGCCTTCCACAGGGCCGTCATTGCTGCTTCCGGCAATCGGGCGATGATCGAGATCTACGATTTCTTCTCGGCCTCGATCGCCGATACGATTGCGGCGACGCTCGGCAAGGATATTCCCGAACCAGACATGCAGGCGCATGTCGACATCGTCGACGCGATCGACACCGGAGATCCCGACCAGGCGGATGCGGCGGTGCGCCGCTTCATGGCGCCCGTTCTTGCCGCGCTCGACCGGATGATCCTGTCGTGA
- a CDS encoding CynX/NimT family MFS transporter: MNTPCNNAAISLDVADDLLIDAEADGLPAPQATPVRNGAASLLLGASLVLIAFNLRPVFSSASALLPEIRSELGLSALGASLLTTLPVVCLGVFSPLAPRLAQRIGTERTLLGVLLLLALGTALRGLSSVPLLFMGTALAGACIAIGNVLLPGLVKRDFPKRAALMTGFYTMALCAGAASAAGLTLPIEHALGGSLDGALAAWALPALAVGLIWLPQVLRSGAGARRNGFRVEGLWRDRLAWQVTLFMGLQSALAYCVFGWLVPILRERGLDGVTAGVIVSLSVMVQATSCLVVPHIAVRGRDQRLINAGLCGVAVTALLGLLFAPLSSVWLWAVLQGIGQGGLIAAAMTTIVLRSRDPDVAAHLSGMAQCIGYLLAAIGPLIVGLIRGWTGSFSWCAVLFIALGLGAAINGWRAGRALEVNVRAVEKI; encoded by the coding sequence GTGAATACGCCTTGCAACAATGCCGCCATCTCGCTTGACGTGGCCGACGATTTGCTGATCGATGCCGAGGCTGACGGCCTTCCCGCCCCGCAGGCAACGCCGGTGCGGAATGGCGCGGCCAGTTTGCTGCTCGGCGCGAGCCTCGTGCTGATTGCTTTCAATCTGCGCCCGGTCTTTTCGAGCGCCTCGGCGCTGCTGCCGGAGATCCGCTCCGAACTCGGGCTGAGCGCGCTCGGCGCCAGCCTGCTGACGACGCTTCCGGTCGTCTGCCTCGGCGTCTTCTCGCCGCTTGCCCCTCGTCTTGCCCAGCGCATCGGAACCGAACGCACACTGCTCGGCGTTCTCCTGCTGCTTGCGCTCGGCACCGCCTTGCGTGGGCTTTCCTCCGTGCCGCTGCTGTTTATGGGCACGGCCCTTGCCGGCGCCTGCATCGCCATCGGCAACGTGCTGCTGCCGGGGCTGGTGAAACGGGACTTCCCCAAGCGCGCCGCGCTGATGACCGGTTTCTACACAATGGCGCTCTGCGCAGGTGCTGCCAGTGCGGCCGGGCTGACCCTGCCGATCGAACATGCTCTCGGCGGCTCCCTCGACGGCGCGCTCGCTGCCTGGGCGCTGCCGGCGCTCGCCGTCGGCCTTATCTGGCTGCCGCAGGTTCTTCGCAGCGGCGCTGGAGCAAGGCGAAACGGCTTCCGCGTCGAAGGACTCTGGCGGGACCGGCTCGCCTGGCAGGTCACGCTGTTCATGGGACTGCAATCGGCGCTTGCCTACTGCGTCTTCGGCTGGCTCGTTCCCATCCTGCGCGAACGCGGCCTCGACGGCGTCACCGCCGGGGTGATCGTTTCGCTTTCGGTGATGGTGCAGGCCACCTCCTGCCTCGTCGTGCCGCATATCGCCGTGCGCGGCCGGGATCAGCGGTTGATCAATGCCGGCCTTTGCGGCGTCGCCGTCACCGCTCTGCTTGGACTGCTCTTTGCGCCTCTTTCGAGCGTCTGGCTGTGGGCGGTGCTGCAGGGCATCGGCCAGGGCGGACTGATCGCGGCCGCCATGACGACGATCGTGCTGCGCTCGCGCGATCCCGATGTTGCCGCCCATCTCTCCGGCATGGCGCAATGCATTGGTTATCTGCTCGCCGCAATCGGCCCGCTGATTGTCGGCCTCATCCGCGGCTGGACCGGAAGCTTTTCCTGGTGTGCGGTTCTCTTCATTGCGCTCGGGCTCGGGGCCGCGATCAACGGCTGGAGGGCCGGCCGGGCGCTGGAGGTGAATGTGCGCGCGGTCGAGAAAATCTGA
- the coaBC gene encoding bifunctional phosphopantothenoylcysteine decarboxylase/phosphopantothenate--cysteine ligase CoaBC, with protein MALSGKRILLIISGGIAAYKSLDLIRRLRERGASVRPVMTKGAQEFVTPLAVGALAADHVFVDLFSRQDEQDVGHIRLARDCDLVLIAPASADLMAKMANGFADDLASTVLLATDKPVLAAPAMNPRMWAHPATRRNAATLRADGVHFIGPTAGEMAEGGEAGLGRMAEPLEIVAAAEAVFEGGRRKPLAGRKAIVTSGPTHEPIDPVRYIANRSSGRQGHAIAAALAKLGADVTLVSGPVTIPDPIGVNVVHVERAEEMRDAVLAALPADVAVMVAAVADWRVASAADQKLKKHPGESIPTLALTENPDILKTVGHHTMRPKLVIGFAAETQDVESNAKAKLERKGADMIVANDVSPATGIMGGSRNSVKLVRHDGVEQWPDLAKEEVAERLAALIAERLRLI; from the coding sequence ATGGCTCTCAGCGGCAAACGCATCCTCCTCATCATCTCGGGCGGCATCGCTGCCTATAAGAGCCTGGATCTGATCCGCCGGCTGCGGGAGCGCGGGGCGAGCGTGCGCCCGGTCATGACGAAGGGTGCGCAGGAATTCGTGACGCCACTTGCGGTCGGCGCGCTGGCAGCGGACCATGTCTTTGTCGATCTTTTTTCGCGGCAGGACGAACAGGATGTCGGCCATATCAGGCTGGCGCGCGACTGCGATCTCGTGCTGATTGCCCCAGCCAGCGCCGACCTGATGGCGAAGATGGCTAACGGGTTTGCCGACGATCTCGCCTCGACGGTGCTGCTGGCGACGGACAAGCCGGTGCTGGCCGCCCCGGCGATGAACCCCAGGATGTGGGCGCATCCGGCGACACGACGCAACGCGGCGACGCTCAGGGCGGACGGCGTCCATTTCATCGGGCCGACGGCAGGTGAAATGGCCGAAGGCGGGGAAGCCGGGCTCGGCCGGATGGCGGAACCGCTGGAGATCGTGGCTGCTGCGGAAGCTGTGTTCGAGGGCGGCCGGCGCAAGCCGCTTGCCGGGCGAAAGGCGATCGTCACGTCGGGACCGACGCACGAGCCGATCGATCCGGTCCGCTATATCGCCAATCGCTCCTCCGGCCGGCAGGGACATGCGATCGCCGCAGCACTGGCCAAGCTGGGGGCCGATGTGACGCTCGTATCGGGGCCGGTAACGATCCCCGATCCGATCGGTGTCAACGTCGTGCATGTAGAGCGGGCGGAGGAGATGCGCGACGCCGTGCTTGCGGCGCTGCCGGCCGACGTCGCCGTGATGGTGGCGGCGGTGGCGGACTGGCGCGTGGCCTCGGCCGCCGATCAGAAGCTGAAAAAACATCCGGGCGAATCCATTCCGACACTGGCGCTGACCGAGAACCCCGACATCCTGAAGACTGTCGGTCATCACACGATGCGGCCGAAGCTGGTCATCGGATTTGCCGCCGAGACCCAGGACGTCGAGAGCAATGCCAAGGCAAAGCTCGAGAGGAAGGGCGCCGATATGATCGTCGCCAATGACGTCTCTCCTGCGACCGGCATCATGGGCGGCAGCCGTAACAGCGTGAAACTGGTCCGCCACGACGGCGTCGAGCAGTGGCCGGATCTGGCAAAGGAAGAGGTTGCAGAACGGCTGGCAGCGCTGATCGCCGAGCGGCTCAGGCTGATATAG